The following are encoded together in the Pseudomonas xantholysinigenes genome:
- a CDS encoding DMT family transporter, with amino-acid sequence MNYLLPFLAILIWAGNTVVTKMSAGAIFPAEIGFYRWLLAGLLFTPFLLPQVWRNRAAIRPHLGKIFVLGVLGMAIYQSLAYFAAAITSATNMGIILSLMPLMSLALSIAWLGQRLTYGALLGALVSFFGVLEVVSAGQPGVLLHQGLNAGDLMMLVATLAYALYSFLLKKWQLRLPPLQLLYLQVLVAILVLLPLFLLSPKTGLTGHNIGLVLYAGLLASMVAPRVWMQAVHRLGPSRTTLFFNLLPVVTAVIAAVVLDEQLASYHLVGGVLTLVGVLLAERWTTPVRR; translated from the coding sequence ATGAACTACCTCCTCCCCTTCCTCGCCATCCTCATCTGGGCCGGCAACACCGTGGTCACCAAGATGTCCGCCGGGGCCATCTTCCCCGCCGAGATCGGCTTTTATCGCTGGCTGCTGGCCGGCCTGCTGTTCACTCCTTTCCTGCTGCCCCAGGTCTGGCGCAACCGCGCAGCCATCCGCCCGCACCTGGGCAAGATCTTCGTGCTCGGCGTGCTGGGCATGGCCATCTACCAGAGCCTGGCGTACTTCGCCGCCGCCATCACCAGCGCCACCAACATGGGCATCATCCTCTCGCTGATGCCACTGATGTCGCTGGCCCTGTCCATCGCCTGGCTCGGCCAGCGCCTGACCTATGGCGCGCTGCTGGGCGCGCTGGTGTCGTTCTTCGGCGTGCTAGAGGTGGTCTCGGCCGGTCAACCCGGTGTGCTGCTGCACCAGGGGCTGAACGCCGGCGACCTGATGATGCTGGTGGCTACCTTGGCCTACGCGCTGTACAGCTTCCTGCTGAAGAAATGGCAACTGCGCCTGCCACCGCTGCAGTTGCTGTACCTGCAGGTGCTGGTGGCGATCCTGGTACTGCTGCCGCTGTTCCTGCTGTCGCCGAAGACTGGGCTGACCGGCCACAACATCGGCCTGGTGCTGTATGCCGGCCTGCTGGCCTCGATGGTTGCGCCGCGGGTGTGGATGCAGGCCGTGCACCGCCTGGGGCCAAGCCGCACGACGTTGTTCTTCAACTTGCTGCCAGTGGTCACGGCGGTGATCGCGGCGGTGGTGCTGGATGAGCAGTTGGCCAGTTATCACCTGGTTGGCGGTGTGCTGACGTTGGTCGGCGTGCTGCTGGCTGAGCGCTGGACCACTCCGGTACGTCGTTAG
- a CDS encoding lipase family alpha/beta hydrolase, translating to MSRELATRYPLVLVPGMLGFVRALVYPYWFGIVPALRRGGAQVFPVQVSPLHSSEVRGEQLLGIIEDICQRTGADKVNLIGHSQGALSARYAAAKRPDRVASVTSVAGPNHGSELADHLERTAPGDSARGRILKVALHGFAVLLGWLETGWRRDPLPIDVHASHQSLTSAGVALFNQAYPQGLPQVWGGEGPPEVNGVRYYSWSGTLQPGRTDQGLNRFDGSNRFCRLFARSFVREKGQCDGMVGRFSSHLGQVIGDDYPLDHLDIVNQSLGAVGKGAEPVRLFTEHAARLKAAGL from the coding sequence ATGAGTCGGGAACTGGCCACGCGTTATCCACTGGTACTGGTGCCGGGCATGCTCGGCTTTGTCCGGGCGCTGGTTTATCCATACTGGTTCGGCATCGTGCCGGCATTGCGCCGGGGCGGCGCGCAGGTGTTCCCGGTGCAGGTATCGCCACTGCATTCCAGTGAAGTGCGGGGCGAGCAGTTGCTGGGCATCATCGAGGACATCTGCCAGCGCACAGGGGCCGACAAGGTCAACCTGATCGGCCACAGCCAGGGCGCGCTCAGTGCCCGTTATGCGGCGGCGAAGCGGCCTGACCGGGTGGCGTCGGTGACGTCGGTGGCCGGTCCCAACCATGGTTCCGAGCTGGCCGATCATCTTGAGCGCACGGCGCCAGGCGACTCAGCCCGGGGGCGTATCCTCAAGGTGGCGCTGCATGGTTTCGCGGTATTGCTGGGTTGGCTGGAAACCGGCTGGCGCCGCGATCCGCTGCCGATCGACGTGCATGCTTCGCACCAGTCGCTGACCAGTGCCGGGGTGGCGCTGTTCAACCAGGCTTATCCACAGGGGCTGCCGCAGGTTTGGGGTGGCGAGGGGCCGCCCGAGGTGAACGGCGTGCGCTATTACTCGTGGTCCGGAACCCTGCAGCCTGGGCGTACCGACCAGGGCCTGAACCGCTTTGATGGCAGCAACCGTTTTTGCCGGCTGTTCGCCCGCAGCTTCGTCAGGGAGAAGGGGCAATGCGACGGCATGGTCGGGCGCTTCAGCTCGCACCTGGGGCAGGTGATTGGCGACGACTATCCGCTCGATCACCTGGATATCGTCAACCAATCGTTGGGCGCGGTGGGCAAGGGGGCCGAGCCGGTGCGGTTGTTCACTGAACATGCCGCCCGGCTCAAGGCTGCGGGGTTGTGA
- the osmE gene encoding osmotically-inducible lipoprotein OsmE, with protein sequence MYTRTLAILLASATLAACGSRPENPVDYVTYRDEPLVKQVEHGMTMQKVIAIGGSPSNVIDLPHGGTCNDYILNRDGHQQPYYVRFDATGHVDAKGFKTCKQRQQDSDAVPGA encoded by the coding sequence ATGTACACGCGAACCCTGGCCATCCTTCTGGCAAGCGCCACCCTCGCCGCCTGCGGCAGCCGCCCGGAAAACCCGGTGGACTACGTCACCTACCGCGACGAGCCGCTGGTCAAGCAGGTCGAGCACGGCATGACCATGCAGAAGGTCATCGCCATCGGCGGCAGCCCGTCGAACGTCATCGACCTGCCCCACGGTGGCACCTGCAACGACTACATCCTCAACCGCGATGGCCACCAGCAGCCCTACTACGTGCGCTTCGACGCCACCGGCCACGTCGATGCCAAGGGTTTCAAGACCTGCAAGCAACGCCAGCAAGATAGCGACGCCGTGCCCGGCGCCTGA
- a CDS encoding ferritin-like domain-containing protein: protein MSVELTDVKTLRERARQHVEQGAVTEGYHADREKILRLLNESLATELVCVLRYKRHYFMASGIKASVAAAEFLEHANQEAEHADKLAERIVQLGGEPDFNPDNLTKNSHAQYVAGSSLKEMVLEDLVAERIAIDSYREIIQYIGDKDPTTRRIFEDILAQEEEHADDMSDLLQGL, encoded by the coding sequence ATGAGTGTTGAACTGACCGATGTGAAGACCCTGCGCGAACGTGCCCGCCAGCATGTCGAGCAAGGCGCGGTGACCGAGGGTTACCATGCCGATCGCGAGAAGATCCTGCGCCTGCTCAACGAGTCGCTGGCCACCGAGCTGGTCTGCGTGTTGCGCTACAAGCGTCACTACTTCATGGCCAGCGGCATCAAGGCCAGCGTCGCTGCCGCGGAGTTCCTCGAACACGCCAACCAGGAAGCCGAACACGCCGACAAGCTGGCCGAGCGCATCGTGCAGCTGGGCGGCGAGCCGGACTTCAATCCGGACAACCTGACGAAGAACTCCCACGCCCAGTACGTGGCGGGCAGTTCGTTGAAAGAAATGGTGCTGGAGGACCTGGTGGCCGAGCGCATCGCCATCGACAGCTACCGCGAGATCATCCAGTACATCGGCGACAAGGATCCGACCACCCGGCGCATCTTCGAGGACATCCTGGCGCAGGAAGAAGAGCACGCCGACGATATGTCGGACCTGTTGCAGGGGCTGTAA
- a CDS encoding AsmA family protein, whose product MTRPARILIWTFATLATLLAILVVVIATFDWNRVKPLLNEKVSEALHRPFAINGNLTVHWRTEPEEGGWRAFVPWPHFTAEDLTLGNPDWLKEPRMVALERVDFRLAPLPLIVQRISIPRIDLVKPSASLTRLADGRANWVFDLGPKDESEEPSKWLLDIGAIGFDQGNVSFDDQTLKTSMKVQVDPLGKPIPFSDIVGKARAEKAGNAQDYAFGFKAQGRYKGLAVAGTGKIGGLLALQDASQPFPLQAEVRIGDTQVALAGTLTDPRNLGALDLRLKLSGSSLGNLYPLTGVTLPDSPAYSTDGHLTANLHAAGGAQFRYEGFNGKIGNSDIHGDLAFVASQPRPKLSGNLVSNQLLFKDLAPLIGADSNSEQQARGGASKQPAGKVLPVEEFRTERWRAMDADVTFAGKRIVHSEQLPFNDLSAHVILEDGLLRLEPLRFGVAGGNLDSNIRLDGRSAPLQGRARLTARGFKLKQLFPGFAPMQTSFGELNGDADISGRGNSVAALLGTSSGDLRLLINDGAISRSLMEIAGLNVGNYVIGKLFGDEDVKINCAAADVGIKDGLATTRLFVFDTENAIIYINGTANFASEQLDLKITPESKGLRLFSLRSPLYVRGPFAKPSAGVQAVPLALRGAGMVALGVVAGPAAGLLALIAPSSGDAPNQCTPLLQQMRAGKAPAAVKGKK is encoded by the coding sequence ATGACGCGCCCTGCCAGAATCCTTATCTGGACCTTCGCCACCCTCGCCACCCTGCTGGCGATCCTGGTGGTGGTGATCGCCACCTTCGACTGGAACCGCGTCAAGCCGCTGCTCAACGAGAAAGTTTCTGAAGCCCTGCACCGGCCGTTCGCGATCAATGGCAACCTCACCGTGCATTGGCGCACCGAACCCGAGGAGGGCGGTTGGCGTGCCTTCGTGCCGTGGCCGCACTTCACCGCCGAAGACCTCACCCTGGGCAACCCCGATTGGCTCAAGGAGCCGCGCATGGTCGCCCTGGAGCGCGTGGACTTTCGCCTGGCACCGTTGCCGCTGATCGTCCAGCGCATCAGCATCCCGCGAATCGACCTGGTCAAGCCCAGCGCCAGCCTTACCCGACTGGCCGATGGCCGGGCCAACTGGGTGTTCGATCTCGGGCCCAAGGATGAGAGCGAAGAGCCGTCGAAGTGGCTGCTGGACATCGGCGCCATCGGCTTCGACCAGGGCAATGTCAGCTTCGACGACCAGACCCTGAAGACCAGCATGAAGGTGCAGGTCGATCCACTGGGCAAGCCGATTCCGTTCAGCGACATCGTCGGCAAGGCCCGCGCTGAAAAGGCTGGCAATGCCCAGGACTACGCTTTCGGCTTCAAGGCCCAGGGTCGCTACAAAGGCCTGGCGGTGGCCGGCACCGGCAAGATCGGCGGCCTGCTGGCGCTGCAGGACGCCAGCCAGCCGTTTCCGCTGCAGGCCGAGGTGCGTATCGGCGACACCCAGGTCGCGCTGGCCGGGACCCTGACCGACCCGCGCAACCTCGGCGCCCTCGACCTGCGCCTGAAACTCTCCGGCAGCAGCCTGGGCAACCTCTACCCATTGACCGGCGTGACCCTGCCCGATTCGCCCGCGTATTCCACCGACGGTCATCTGACGGCCAACCTGCACGCTGCCGGAGGCGCGCAGTTCCGTTACGAGGGGTTCAACGGCAAGATCGGCAACAGCGATATTCACGGTGACCTGGCCTTCGTCGCCAGCCAGCCGCGGCCGAAGCTGTCCGGTAACCTGGTATCCAACCAGTTGCTGTTCAAGGACCTGGCACCGCTGATTGGCGCCGACTCCAACAGTGAACAGCAGGCCCGTGGCGGCGCCAGCAAGCAGCCAGCCGGCAAGGTACTGCCGGTGGAAGAATTCCGCACCGAGCGCTGGCGAGCCATGGATGCCGACGTGACCTTCGCCGGCAAGCGCATCGTGCACAGCGAGCAGCTGCCGTTCAACGACCTGTCCGCCCATGTGATCCTCGAGGACGGCCTGCTGCGCCTGGAGCCGCTGCGCTTCGGCGTGGCCGGTGGCAACCTCGACTCCAACATCCGCCTGGACGGGCGCAGCGCGCCGTTGCAGGGTCGCGCCCGCTTGACCGCGCGAGGCTTCAAGCTCAAGCAACTGTTCCCTGGCTTTGCGCCGATGCAGACCAGCTTTGGCGAACTCAATGGCGATGCCGATATCAGTGGCCGGGGCAACTCGGTGGCGGCGCTGCTGGGGACTTCCAGCGGGGATCTGCGCCTGCTGATCAACGATGGCGCGATCAGCCGCAGCCTGATGGAAATCGCCGGGCTCAACGTGGGCAACTACGTGATCGGCAAGCTGTTCGGCGATGAGGACGTGAAGATCAATTGCGCCGCGGCCGATGTCGGGATCAAGGATGGCCTGGCCACTACCCGGTTGTTCGTCTTCGACACCGAGAACGCGATCATCTACATCAATGGCACGGCCAACTTCGCCAGCGAGCAGCTGGATTTGAAGATTACCCCCGAGTCCAAGGGCTTGCGTCTGTTCTCGCTGCGTTCGCCGCTGTATGTGCGTGGCCCGTTCGCCAAGCCGAGCGCCGGCGTGCAGGCGGTGCCGCTGGCGCTGCGTGGCGCGGGGATGGTGGCGCTGGGCGTGGTGGCCGGACCTGCGGCTGGGCTGCTGGCGCTGATCGCGCCGAGCAGTGGCGATGCGCCCAATCAGTGCACGCCGCTGCTGCAGCAGATGCGCGCCGGCAAGGCGCCAGCTGCGGTGAAGGGCAAGAAGTGA
- a CDS encoding phage infection protein: MKRQLLLSLTLSVLAANAFALPAADQHLTAESRSSAATVSQPLNTLAEGGAERLQERAGRVAEGGSDRLIERNNRVAEGGSDRLIERTNRVAEGGSDRLIERNNRVAEGGSERLQERTNRVAEGGSDRLIERNNRVAEGGSDRLVELSRVS, encoded by the coding sequence ATGAAACGCCAACTGCTGCTGAGCCTGACCCTGTCTGTCCTTGCCGCCAACGCCTTCGCCCTGCCGGCCGCCGACCAGCACCTGACCGCCGAATCGCGCTCCAGCGCTGCCACCGTCAGCCAACCGCTGAACACCCTGGCCGAAGGTGGCGCAGAACGCCTGCAAGAACGCGCCGGCCGTGTTGCCGAAGGTGGCTCGGACCGCCTGATCGAGCGTAACAACCGCGTCGCCGAGGGCGGCTCGGATCGCCTGATCGAGCGCACCAACCGCGTCGCCGAAGGCGGTTCGGATCGCCTGATCGAACGCAACAACCGTGTCGCCGAAGGCGGTTCCGAACGCCTGCAGGAACGCACCAACCGCGTCGCCGAAGGCGGTTCGGATCGCCTGATCGAACGCAACAACCGTGTCGCCGAAGGAGGCTCGGACCGCCTGGTCGAACTCAGCCGCGTGAGCTGA
- a CDS encoding TetR family transcriptional regulator — MLPRAEQKLQTRQALLDAACQLMESGRGFGSISLREVAKAAGIVPTGFYRHFPDMDALGLALVAEVDTTFRQTIRLVRHNEFELGGITDASVRIFLDVVVAHRAQFLFLAREQYGGSQAVRQAIARLRQDISSDLATDLARMPRWQHLDGAALAVMADLVVKTVFATLPELIDSPEPGHPLALTAQEKITQQLRFIFVGARHWQGLGSPG; from the coding sequence ATGCTGCCGCGCGCCGAACAGAAGCTACAAACCCGCCAGGCCTTGCTGGATGCCGCCTGCCAGCTCATGGAGAGCGGCCGGGGCTTTGGCAGCATCAGCCTGCGTGAGGTGGCCAAGGCGGCTGGCATCGTCCCCACCGGCTTCTATCGCCACTTCCCCGACATGGACGCCCTGGGCCTGGCCCTGGTGGCCGAGGTCGACACCACGTTCCGCCAGACGATCCGCCTGGTACGGCACAACGAATTCGAACTGGGTGGCATCACCGACGCCTCGGTACGCATCTTCCTCGATGTGGTCGTCGCCCACCGCGCGCAGTTCCTGTTCCTCGCCCGCGAACAGTACGGTGGCTCGCAAGCGGTACGCCAGGCCATCGCCCGCCTGCGCCAGGACATCAGCAGCGACCTGGCCACGGACCTGGCGCGCATGCCGCGCTGGCAGCACCTGGACGGCGCCGCGCTGGCGGTGATGGCCGACCTGGTGGTCAAGACCGTGTTCGCCACCCTGCCGGAGCTGATCGACAGCCCCGAGCCAGGCCATCCCCTGGCCCTGACCGCGCAGGAAAAGATCACTCAGCAGCTGCGCTTCATCTTTGTCGGCGCGCGGCATTGGCAGGGCCTGGGCAGCCCCGGCTAA
- a CDS encoding AGE family epimerase/isomerase, whose amino-acid sequence MSDPCPALTRFRQHFAERIVPLWQGPGWNADMALPYEALDAEHRPLPVQRYRAMACARQLYLFSSRIEQPGAAERAAALFRSLQKHFHDAEHGGWFYSIDAQGKPLDRRKDLYTHAFIVFACAHYWGKVGEGLVEATLNGALEVVAEQFARDDGLYEASLDEDWSDLGSGPLQNPQMHLAEAFLQVLAVREDEEVRHSLLQLCDGLQAQFIEPQHGLMLEKPRGAVDNWFEPGHQFEWFYLLDTSPLLRGTPLHASIDRAFAYAEQSGVKDSAVLAMLDVDGKVLDATQRIWAQAEYLRALALRPANEAKLQAQLQALESRFLHAGGWHECRDGEGAVSRHDMPSTTPYHLATCLEGLQRQA is encoded by the coding sequence ATGTCCGACCCCTGCCCTGCATTGACCCGTTTCCGCCAGCATTTCGCCGAGCGCATCGTGCCGCTGTGGCAAGGCCCAGGCTGGAACGCCGACATGGCACTGCCCTACGAGGCCCTCGACGCCGAGCACCGGCCGCTGCCGGTGCAACGCTACCGAGCCATGGCCTGCGCCCGCCAGCTGTACCTGTTCAGCAGCCGCATCGAACAGCCGGGCGCCGCCGAGCGCGCCGCGGCGCTGTTCCGCTCGCTGCAGAAGCACTTCCACGACGCCGAGCACGGCGGCTGGTTCTACAGCATCGACGCCCAGGGCAAGCCCCTCGACCGGCGCAAAGACCTCTATACCCATGCCTTCATCGTCTTCGCCTGTGCCCACTACTGGGGCAAGGTTGGCGAAGGCCTGGTCGAGGCCACGCTCAACGGCGCCCTCGAAGTCGTTGCCGAGCAGTTCGCCCGCGATGATGGCCTGTACGAGGCCAGCCTCGACGAGGACTGGTCGGACCTGGGCAGCGGCCCGCTGCAGAACCCGCAGATGCACCTGGCCGAGGCCTTCCTGCAGGTGCTGGCGGTACGTGAGGATGAAGAGGTGCGTCACTCGCTGTTGCAGCTGTGCGACGGCTTGCAGGCGCAGTTCATCGAGCCGCAACACGGCCTGATGCTGGAAAAACCGCGCGGGGCTGTGGATAACTGGTTCGAGCCGGGTCACCAGTTCGAATGGTTCTACCTGCTGGATACCTCGCCACTGCTGCGTGGCACGCCGCTGCATGCCTCCATCGACCGCGCTTTCGCCTATGCCGAGCAGAGTGGCGTGAAGGATTCGGCGGTGCTGGCGATGCTGGATGTGGATGGCAAGGTGCTCGATGCGACCCAACGGATCTGGGCGCAGGCCGAATACTTGCGGGCTTTGGCCTTGCGCCCTGCCAACGAAGCGAAGCTGCAGGCCCAGCTACAGGCGCTGGAGTCGCGCTTCCTGCATGCCGGTGGCTGGCATGAGTGCCGGGATGGCGAAGGCGCTGTTAGCCGGCACGACATGCCTTCGACTACGCCGTATCACCTGGCGACCTGCCTCGAAGGCTTGCAACGCCAGGCCTGA
- a CDS encoding SDR family oxidoreductase gives MTSTVFITGATSGFGEATARRFADAGWKLVLTGRRKERLDALCQELSAKTEVHGLVVDVRDRQAMEAAIASLPPSFDKLQGLVNNAGLALGVDAAQNCSLDDWETMVDTNIKGLMYTTRLLLPRLIAHGRGASILNVGSVAGNYPYPGANVYGGTKAFVGQFSLSLRCDLRGTGVRVSNIEPGLCESEFSLVRFGGDQAKYDATYAGAEPIQPQDIAETIFWILNQPAHININSLELMPVSQDWAGFSIDRSVKG, from the coding sequence ATGACGTCCACCGTATTCATCACTGGCGCGACTTCCGGTTTCGGTGAGGCCACCGCCCGCCGTTTCGCCGATGCCGGCTGGAAGCTGGTGCTCACCGGTCGACGCAAGGAGCGTCTGGACGCGCTGTGCCAGGAATTGTCGGCCAAGACCGAAGTGCACGGCCTGGTGGTCGATGTGCGTGACCGCCAGGCGATGGAAGCCGCCATCGCCAGCCTGCCGCCGAGCTTCGACAAGCTCCAGGGCCTGGTCAACAACGCTGGTCTCGCGCTGGGTGTCGATGCCGCGCAGAACTGCAGCCTGGACGACTGGGAAACCATGGTCGACACCAACATCAAGGGCTTGATGTACACCACCCGCTTGTTGCTGCCACGGCTGATCGCCCATGGGCGCGGCGCGTCGATCCTCAACGTCGGTTCCGTGGCGGGCAACTACCCGTACCCGGGCGCCAACGTATATGGCGGCACCAAGGCCTTCGTCGGCCAATTCTCCCTGAGCCTGCGCTGCGACCTGCGCGGTACCGGGGTACGGGTGAGCAATATCGAGCCAGGGTTGTGCGAGAGCGAGTTTTCGCTGGTGCGCTTCGGTGGTGACCAGGCCAAGTATGACGCCACCTATGCCGGCGCCGAGCCGATCCAGCCGCAGGACATCGCCGAGACCATTTTCTGGATCCTCAACCAGCCGGCGCACATCAACATCAACAGCCTCGAGCTGATGCCGGTCAGTCAGGATTGGGCAGGGTTCTCGATCGACCGCTCGGTCAAGGGCTGA
- a CDS encoding ABC transporter ATP-binding protein — translation MSAPILELKDLDVFYGPIQALKKVSMHIDEGETVSLIGANGAGKSTLLMSIFGQPRAASGQIVYRGTDITRKSSHYIASNGIAQSPEGRRVFPDMTVEENLMMGTIPIGDKHADADMQRMYELFPRLKERRNQRAMTMSGGEQQMLAIARALMSRPKLLLLDEPSLGLAPIVVKQIFATLRELAQTGMTIFLVEQNANHALKLSDRAYVMVNGQIRMTGTGQELLVNEEVRNAYLGGH, via the coding sequence ATGAGTGCACCCATTCTCGAGCTGAAGGACCTGGACGTGTTCTACGGGCCGATCCAGGCGTTGAAGAAGGTCTCGATGCACATTGACGAGGGCGAGACGGTGAGCCTGATCGGCGCCAACGGCGCGGGCAAGTCGACGCTGCTGATGTCGATCTTCGGCCAGCCACGGGCGGCGTCCGGGCAGATCGTCTACCGTGGCACTGACATCACCCGCAAGTCGTCGCACTACATTGCCTCCAACGGTATTGCCCAGTCCCCGGAAGGGCGCCGGGTGTTCCCCGACATGACCGTCGAGGAGAACCTGATGATGGGTACCATCCCCATTGGCGACAAGCATGCCGATGCCGACATGCAGCGCATGTACGAACTGTTCCCGCGGCTCAAGGAACGGCGCAACCAGCGGGCGATGACCATGTCGGGCGGAGAGCAGCAGATGCTGGCGATTGCCCGGGCGCTGATGAGCCGGCCGAAACTGCTGCTGCTCGACGAGCCGTCGCTGGGGCTGGCGCCGATCGTGGTCAAGCAGATCTTCGCGACCCTGCGCGAACTGGCGCAGACCGGCATGACCATCTTCCTGGTCGAGCAGAACGCCAACCATGCATTGAAGCTGTCGGACCGCGCCTATGTGATGGTCAACGGGCAGATTCGCATGACCGGGACCGGGCAGGAACTGCTGGTCAACGAGGAGGTGCGCAACGCCTACCTGGGCGGGCACTGA
- a CDS encoding ABC transporter ATP-binding protein — MSDDIILSVDNLMMQFGGIKALSDVSLKVRRNQIFALIGPNGAGKTTVFNCLTGFYKASGGRIELNLRGSTTNVIQLLGERFQAADFVSPARFANRMYYKMFGGTHLVNRAGLARTFQNIRLFKEMSVVENLLVAQHMWVNRNLLAGVLNTPGYRKAESDALDHAFYWLEVVDLVDCANRLAGELSYGQQRRLEIARAMCTRPKIICLDEPAAGLNPQETEALSRMIRVLRDEHDITVVLIEHDMGMVMSISDHIVVLDHGNVIAEGAPQDIRNNPTVIAAYLGADEEELV; from the coding sequence ATGAGCGACGATATCATTCTGTCGGTCGACAACCTGATGATGCAGTTCGGTGGGATCAAGGCGCTCAGTGATGTCAGCCTGAAGGTCCGGCGCAACCAGATCTTCGCCCTGATCGGCCCCAACGGCGCTGGCAAGACCACAGTGTTCAACTGCCTGACCGGCTTCTACAAGGCCAGCGGCGGGCGCATCGAGCTGAACCTGCGTGGCAGCACCACCAATGTCATCCAGCTGCTTGGCGAGCGCTTCCAGGCGGCCGACTTCGTATCCCCGGCGCGCTTCGCCAACCGCATGTACTACAAGATGTTCGGCGGCACCCACCTGGTCAACCGCGCAGGTCTTGCCCGCACCTTCCAGAACATTCGCCTGTTCAAGGAAATGTCGGTGGTGGAGAACCTGCTGGTGGCCCAGCACATGTGGGTCAACCGCAACCTGCTGGCTGGCGTGCTCAACACCCCGGGTTACCGCAAGGCCGAGAGCGACGCGCTGGATCATGCCTTCTACTGGCTGGAGGTAGTCGATCTGGTGGATTGCGCCAACCGCCTGGCCGGCGAGCTTTCCTACGGCCAGCAGCGGCGCCTGGAAATCGCCCGGGCCATGTGCACGCGGCCGAAGATCATCTGCCTGGATGAGCCGGCCGCCGGCCTCAACCCTCAGGAAACCGAGGCCCTGAGCCGCATGATCCGCGTGCTGCGCGACGAGCACGACATCACCGTGGTGCTGATCGAGCACGACATGGGCATGGTCATGAGCATCTCCGACCATATCGTCGTGCTCGACCACGGCAACGTGATCGCCGAGGGCGCACCGCAGGACATCCGCAACAACCCGACGGTGATCGCCGCCTACCTGGGTGCCGACGAAGAGGAACTGGTATGA
- the livM gene encoding high-affinity branched-chain amino acid ABC transporter permease LivM, which translates to MSAANTASVTQTKGFDLKRSLLETVVAGLLALIVFGPIVGVVLDGYSFNAEPTRVAWLVGGVMLGRFLLSLYLQTAAGQRMLQGFDSGGSGVHVLAPDYKSRLRYIIPALVVIAIVFPIFANKYLLTVVILGLIYVLLGLGLNIVVGLAGLLDLGYVAFYAIGAYGLALGYQYLGLGFWSVLPLAAIAAALAGCILGFPVLRMHGDYLAIVTLGFGEIIRLVLNNWLSFTGGPNGMPAPSPTFLGLEFGRRAKDGGVPIHEFFGFEYNANLKFVFIYAVLFLVVLAVLYIKHRLTRMPVGRAWEALREDEIACRSMGLNHVLVKLSAFTLGASTAGLAGVFFATYQGFVNPSSFTFFESALILAIVVLGGMGSTVGVVIAAFVLTVAPELLRSFSEYRVLLFGVLMVLMMIWRPRGLIRISRTGVVPRKGVAP; encoded by the coding sequence ATGTCTGCTGCCAATACTGCCTCCGTGACCCAGACCAAAGGGTTCGACCTCAAACGCAGCTTGCTGGAGACCGTGGTCGCCGGCCTGCTGGCCCTGATTGTCTTTGGCCCGATCGTCGGCGTGGTGCTCGACGGTTACAGCTTCAACGCCGAACCCACCCGCGTGGCCTGGCTGGTCGGCGGGGTGATGCTAGGGCGCTTCCTGCTCAGCCTGTACCTGCAGACCGCGGCGGGCCAGCGCATGCTCCAGGGCTTCGACAGCGGCGGTTCGGGCGTGCACGTGCTGGCGCCGGACTACAAGTCCCGCCTGCGCTACATCATCCCGGCGCTTGTGGTGATCGCCATCGTGTTCCCGATCTTCGCCAACAAGTACCTGCTGACGGTGGTTATCCTCGGCCTGATCTACGTGCTGCTGGGCCTGGGCCTGAACATCGTGGTCGGCCTGGCCGGCCTGCTCGACCTCGGCTACGTGGCGTTCTACGCCATCGGCGCCTATGGCCTGGCGCTGGGCTACCAGTACCTGGGCCTGGGCTTCTGGAGCGTGCTGCCGCTGGCGGCCATCGCCGCGGCGCTGGCCGGGTGCATACTCGGCTTCCCGGTGCTAAGGATGCATGGCGACTACCTGGCCATCGTCACCCTCGGCTTCGGTGAGATCATCCGCCTGGTGCTGAACAACTGGCTGTCGTTCACCGGTGGCCCCAACGGTATGCCGGCGCCGTCGCCGACCTTCCTGGGCCTGGAGTTCGGGCGCCGGGCCAAGGACGGCGGGGTGCCGATCCACGAGTTCTTTGGCTTCGAGTACAACGCCAACCTCAAGTTCGTGTTCATCTACGCGGTGCTGTTCCTGGTGGTGCTGGCGGTGCTGTACATCAAGCACCGACTGACTCGCATGCCGGTGGGGCGCGCCTGGGAAGCGCTGCGCGAGGACGAGATCGCCTGCCGTTCGATGGGCCTCAACCACGTGCTGGTCAAGCTGTCGGCGTTCACCCTGGGTGCTTCCACCGCCGGTCTGGCCGGGGTGTTCTTCGCCACCTACCAAGGCTTCGTCAATCCATCGTCGTTCACCTTCTTCGAGTCGGCGCTGATCCTGGCCATCGTCGTGCTCGGCGGCATGGGCTCGACCGTGGGCGTGGTGATCGCGGCCTTTGTGCTGACCGTGGCTCCGGAGTTGCTGCGTAGCTTCTCGGAATACCGGGTGCTGCTGTTCGGCGTGCTGATGGTGCTGATGATGATCTGGCGACCGCGGGGGCTGATCCGCATCAGCCGTACCGGCGTGGTCCCGCGTAAAGGAGTGGCGCCATGA